From one Triticum urartu cultivar G1812 chromosome 3, Tu2.1, whole genome shotgun sequence genomic stretch:
- the LOC125545589 gene encoding noroxomaritidine/norcraugsodine reductase-like yields MAAGGMSREARWSLAGATALVTGGSKGIGHAIVEELAGHGARVHTCARSAAELEECRRRWEARGLPVTVSVCDVSLRAQREQLVETVKQVFDAKLDILVNNAAQALAKAAVECTSEEYTHLMSTNLEPCFHLSKLTHPLLLGASIAGGGSIVNISSIGGTLGFPGYALYGITKGGINQLTRSLATEWAQNKVRVNCVAPGVTKSDMLNSVAPDILEKELAKVPMRRVGEPEDVAAVVSFLCMPAASFVTGQVITVDGGRTISA; encoded by the exons atggcgGCCGGTGGCATGAGCAGGGAGGCGAGGTGGAGCCTGGCCGGCGCGACGGCGCTCGTCACCGGCGGCAGCAAAGGGATCGG CCACGCGATCGTGGAGGAGCTGGCGGGGCACGGGGCGCGGGTACACACGTGCGCCCGGAGCGCGGCGGAGCTGGAGGAGTGCCGCCGCCGGTGGGAGGCCAGGGGCCTCCCGGTCACCGTCTCCGTCTGCGACGTCTCCCTGCGCGCACAGAGGGAGCAGCTCGtggagacggtcaagcaagtctTCGACGCCAAGCTCGACATACTG GTGAACAACGCGGCGCAGGCTCTTGCCAAGGCGGCCGTGGAGTGCACATCGGAGGAGTACACGCACCTCATGTCGACCAACCTAGAGCCGTGCTTCCACCTCAGCAAGCTCACGCACCCCTTGCTCCTCGGGGCCTCCATCGCCGGAGGAGGTAGCATCGTCAACATATCCTCCATTGGGGGCACGCTTGGGTTCCCGGGCTACGCACTTTACGGTATCACAAAAG GAGGGATCAACCAGCTCACGCGGAGCCTtgctaccgagtgggcccagaacAAAGTTCGAGTGAATTGCGTTGCCCCGGGCgtgaccaagagtgacatgttaAACAGT GTCGCACCCGACATTTTAGAGAAGGAGTTGGCGAAGGTTCCGATGCGGCGGGTAGGTGAGCCAGAGGACGTGGCTGCAGTGGTGTCATTCCTCTGCATGCCAGCGGCATCCTTCGTCACTGGGCAGGTCATCACCGTCGATGGTGGTCGAACAATTAGTGCCTAG